The following coding sequences are from one Gammaproteobacteria bacterium window:
- a CDS encoding heavy metal translocating P-type ATPase, whose translation MKNDPVCGMSVTEESKYHVEHQGQRYHFCSEGCLNKFSASPEQYLTQQKSEEKDGGCCSSKKATATEPATKAHSCCGGGKAAASPQSKQEKKSDSCCGSGKQHGHHAAKTSDQPVDESGIYTCPMHPEVEQQGPGSCPKCGMALEPKGVPLVATKTQYTCPMHPEIIQDQPGSCPKCGMALEAMTVEVEEDTSELDYMSRRFWISAIFAIPVFFSAMAAEFWPEAMAELIDPNLRQWIEMFLSAPVVIWGGWIFYVRAIQSVVTRNLNMFTLIGLGVSVAWTYSVIATVFPGIFPPEVFNAVGVVPAYFEAAAVITVLILLGQVLELRARSQTNAAIKLLLGLAPKTARIVREDGSEEDIPMEHVQVGDTLRVRPGEKIPVDGTAIDGESNVDESMVTGEPLPVAKTAGERLIGATVNGTGSLLMRAEKVGADTLLSQIVNMVAEAQRSRAPIQRLVDTVSGYFVPVVVVIAVLTFIIWSVWGPEPAIAYAVINAVAVLIIACPCALGLATPMSIMVGTGKGAMMGVLFKNAEALEVLRKVDILVVDKTGTLTEGKPKLVSVMATAGFQEDGNLRLAASLERASEHPLAEAIVQGAEARGVTLTQADDFQSITGMGVTGRVDGRKVALGNIKLLESLAIDVGDLPQKADSQRAEGQTVMLLAIDGKAAGLIGVADPIKETTPEAIRDLHGEGIKVVMLTGDSRKTAEAVAAKLDIDQVQAEVLPEQKAEVVKQLQAEGHIVAMAGDGINDAPALAQAHVGIAMGTGTDVAMESAGVTLVKGDLRGIVRARRLSHATMRNIRQNLFFAFIYNAAGVPVAAGILYPVFGLLLSPIIAAAAMGFSSVSVISNALRLKRVKL comes from the coding sequence ATGAAAAATGATCCGGTATGCGGAATGAGTGTGACGGAAGAGTCAAAATATCATGTCGAACATCAGGGGCAGCGCTACCACTTTTGCAGTGAGGGTTGTTTGAATAAGTTTTCAGCCTCTCCAGAGCAATACTTGACGCAACAGAAGAGTGAAGAGAAAGACGGCGGCTGTTGCAGTAGCAAAAAAGCCACCGCTACGGAACCTGCGACAAAGGCGCACAGTTGCTGCGGTGGTGGAAAAGCGGCGGCATCGCCACAATCAAAACAGGAGAAAAAATCTGATAGCTGCTGTGGTAGTGGCAAACAGCATGGCCATCACGCGGCAAAAACATCCGACCAGCCCGTGGATGAATCAGGCATCTACACCTGCCCCATGCACCCAGAAGTCGAGCAACAAGGCCCAGGCAGTTGCCCCAAGTGCGGTATGGCGCTGGAACCGAAGGGGGTGCCGCTTGTCGCCACTAAAACACAATACACCTGTCCCATGCATCCTGAAATCATTCAGGATCAGCCCGGTTCCTGCCCCAAATGTGGCATGGCACTGGAGGCCATGACGGTAGAGGTGGAAGAGGACACCAGTGAGCTGGATTACATGAGCCGTCGTTTCTGGATCAGTGCGATTTTTGCCATTCCGGTTTTTTTCAGCGCCATGGCCGCCGAGTTCTGGCCTGAGGCGATGGCCGAGTTGATCGACCCCAACCTGCGCCAGTGGATTGAAATGTTTTTATCCGCGCCGGTGGTGATCTGGGGCGGCTGGATATTTTACGTGCGTGCTATTCAGTCGGTGGTGACCCGCAACCTTAATATGTTTACTCTGATTGGACTCGGCGTCTCGGTGGCCTGGACCTACAGTGTTATTGCCACGGTTTTCCCCGGCATTTTCCCTCCAGAGGTTTTCAATGCGGTGGGTGTTGTACCTGCCTATTTTGAGGCCGCTGCGGTCATTACCGTGTTGATATTGCTGGGGCAGGTACTGGAGCTGCGGGCGCGCAGCCAGACCAATGCCGCCATCAAACTGTTATTGGGGCTGGCACCCAAGACGGCGCGTATCGTGCGCGAGGATGGCAGCGAAGAAGACATTCCCATGGAGCATGTGCAGGTGGGTGACACCTTGCGAGTGCGTCCCGGGGAAAAAATTCCTGTGGATGGCACGGCAATTGATGGTGAAAGCAATGTTGATGAGTCGATGGTCACCGGTGAACCACTGCCCGTTGCCAAGACGGCGGGGGAGCGCTTAATTGGTGCTACCGTCAACGGTACTGGTAGCTTATTGATGCGCGCCGAAAAAGTGGGCGCAGACACCCTGTTGTCACAGATCGTTAATATGGTTGCCGAAGCTCAGCGCTCCCGCGCGCCTATCCAGCGACTGGTCGATACGGTGTCTGGTTATTTTGTTCCGGTTGTGGTGGTCATTGCCGTGCTGACCTTCATCATCTGGAGTGTGTGGGGGCCAGAACCCGCGATTGCTTATGCCGTGATCAATGCCGTGGCGGTACTGATTATCGCTTGCCCCTGTGCGTTGGGTCTGGCAACACCGATGTCGATCATGGTCGGCACTGGCAAAGGGGCAATGATGGGCGTGTTGTTCAAAAATGCCGAAGCGTTAGAAGTCTTGCGCAAAGTTGATATCCTGGTGGTCGATAAAACTGGCACGCTCACCGAAGGCAAACCCAAACTGGTCTCGGTGATGGCAACGGCGGGTTTTCAGGAGGATGGCAACCTTCGTCTTGCCGCCAGTCTGGAGCGTGCCAGCGAACACCCCTTGGCCGAAGCAATTGTGCAAGGCGCTGAAGCACGAGGTGTGACATTAACCCAGGCAGACGATTTTCAGTCAATCACCGGCATGGGAGTCACCGGCAGGGTGGATGGTCGCAAAGTGGCGCTGGGCAACATCAAACTGCTGGAGAGTCTAGCGATCGACGTGGGTGATCTTCCCCAAAAGGCAGACAGCCAACGCGCCGAAGGCCAGACCGTGATGTTACTCGCCATTGATGGCAAAGCTGCGGGTTTGATCGGTGTGGCCGATCCCATCAAAGAGACCACGCCTGAAGCGATTCGTGATCTGCACGGCGAAGGCATCAAAGTTGTGATGCTGACGGGTGACAGCCGCAAGACGGCCGAAGCAGTCGCCGCCAAGCTCGATATTGACCAAGTGCAAGCCGAAGTGTTGCCAGAACAAAAAGCCGAAGTGGTCAAGCAGCTTCAGGCCGAAGGGCATATCGTCGCCATGGCCGGTGACGGCATCAACGATGCCCCAGCATTAGCACAAGCCCATGTCGGTATCGCCATGGGGACGGGGACTGATGTGGCCATGGAGAGTGCGGGTGTCACTCTGGTCAAAGGCGATTTGCGCGGCATCGTGCGGGCAAGACGCTTGAGCCATGCCACCATGCGCAATATCCGCCAAAACCTTTTCTTTGCTTTTATCTATAACGCCGCTGGGGTGCCGGTTGCGGCGGGGATACTTTACCCCGTATTTGGTCTGTTGCTTTCGCCCATTATTGCGGCGGCGGCAATGGGGTTCAGCTCTGTATCGGTGATTAGTAATGCACTTAGACTAAAAAGGGTCAAGTTGTAG